The DNA segment AAACAATGATTTACTCAACATTTACCAACAGGGTTTAAACATGGTTTTTTGAAAGTTCATTAAATTTTTGTTAACTCCATGCAAGGAACCTATATCCTTGCTGCCTACACCCAATCATGACTCTTTTCTAACCATTCTTTGACAATGGGGTTGAAACAAATCTGAAACAAATATGCGCAACAGTCGGAAGCCCCCATTAGGTTGAGAGAAAAGAGATAGAACATATTTACGTGTGAAACTCACAATACTAAAGGGAGAAGTTGGGAATTCAGTAAACACTAACCACGAGAAAAGAAAGGGAAGAGAACAATGGCATGTACCACTAAAACCTCACACTAGTTAGCTTCGACATCAATGAAGTTAAGAAACCTACTGCATCAGGCTCTTCAGAAGGATGAAGCTAACACTTTTTGTTCTTCAATAGCCAAAGGAGCAACAGTGGAGAAAAAAGAGCAACAATGTTTCATTTTGAAGGAGGAATATATTTAGGAGAAACAGGAGGAACATGGTTAAGTTTTATGTGAAACATCAATCACAATGGACTGggtttacaaatttaccttcTCCATGACTAGAGagttaacaaaaaatttaattaactttCAAAAAACCATGTATTCAATCAAACCTACGTCACAAAAGTTAAGTAAACCGCCATTTGCCATATCAATGATGCCCACTACTTTTGCCTAACAACAGGGACTATAAAAGGCATTTCGAAAAACAAGATTAAAAGGTGAAATTTCTTAATTTGAGGCCCAAAAGAAAAAGTGCCCCAAATTTGGAGgactaaaaacatatttgagccTTTTCTTAGTAATCCTTTATCTTTTAACTAGTAAATGGTACTAATGTACAGTCTGGATCTGACGAAAGAACAGTTCCCGGAAATACTGTTGCTGTCCAAGCAGACATGCCATTTAGTGGCCTTACAACTTTTGGCACAgcatttttatcaaaatttgtgTGTTCACAAATGCCTCATCCTGTAAGTTGATCTAGATCTgttcaaaaatatttacaagATTTTCCTTTATAGCATTTGTACTTGACTCTTTCAATTGTCCAAAGCTACTAGAACACATCACATTTGTTGACACTCCTGGAGTTTTGTCTGGAGAAAAGCAAAGGACACAACGAGCATATGATTTTACGGGTGTAACATCTTGGTTTGCTGCCAAGTGTGATTTGATACTCCTATTGTTTGATCCTCACAAACTTGACATCAGTGATGAGTTCAATCGTGTGATATCATCCTTACGGGGGCATGATGACAAAATTCGAGTAGTTTTGAACAAAGCAGACCAAGTTGATACACAACAAGTAAGAGCTTGAATGGTCGAAGttctgttatttattttttgaatccTTCACAACCTACTCCAGTGAAATCTAACCTATATTTGTCCCTATCTGGTAGTTGATGAGGGTTTATGGAGCCTTAATGTGGTCACTTGGGAAGGTGCTGAAGACACCTGAAGTAATGCGTGTGTATATTGGGTATGTCGCATCATTTATGTATATACTTCTCTCTCAATGTTAAAATGTTGTCCTTGTTATAGATTGTTTGGGAGAGTACTTGTTGCTATAATTGTAAGTTTTTTGAGATTCTTTTGTACTGCTCATAATCAGCCTTCTTTTTGCAGCTCCTTCAGTGACAATCCTGTAAATGATGCTGCCACTGGTCCACTTGGTAAGGAACTCTTTGAAAAGGAacaggatgatcttctttcggATCTGAAAGATATACCAAAAGCAGCTTGTGATCGAAGAGTGAGTTATTTACTTaaccaaatttatttatttttatcataaaaatagttttcaactaAAATTAGGGTACTTAGGGTGTGCTTGGTtgttttttcagttttttaaaactattttataaaacattttttaaaagctAATGTTTAGAAGTTAGAGTGGGGAAAGATTAGTTTcgaaaacagttttaaaaatcTACTctaatcaaatatattttttaaacatcaggaaacgattttttttttctaaaaagagCCCCTATGCTTTCATAGCTTTGCAAAGAAATTATGAAGATTAAAGGATAGATATCTGGGACAGTAGATCTGGTGAAACCAAAGGAAGTCAGCCTTttgattagattttttttttgaaattataaaaagaaaagtaatTTTATCTGCTCTTTAGTGTCATTATGTCTATAAACAGGTTTTATACAATAGTCTGCTTTTCCGGTTATATAAATTCTTTAGTTGCATCTTGTAAATGGTTATCTCATTTTCAATTTCAGTACCggtttatatttaatttgttgcAGTGACCTTTCTGCATAATTAATTTGATCATATCTGTATAATTGACTCTTGTAGATCAACGAGTTTGTAAAACGAGCCCGAGCAGCCAAGATACATGCGTATATTATCAGTCATCTTAAAAAGGAGATGCCTGCTATGATAGGCAAATCTAAAGCTCAGCAAAAGCTCATCGATAATTTGGCAGCTGAATTTGGAAAGGTATGGATCTATCTGTATATCCTCTTTGCTTATCTGCTTGTCTCAGACAACACTTATATTGTATTCACATGACTGACAAATTTGAAACAGGTGCAAAGGGAGTTCCATTTACCTGCTGGTGATTTCCCAAATGTAGAGTATTTCAGAGAGAGATTGAGTGGTTACAATATTGATAAGTTTGAAAAATTGAAACCAAAGATGATACAAGCAGTTGATGACATGTTAGCTTACGACATTCCTAACCTCTTGAAGAGTTTTAGGAATCCCTATGATTAAATTTCTGAGCAATTGAGTCAGTGCTACATTAGATTAGTGATAGCGACGTTTATAGCACAAATTTTATGGGGTGTTTGTGCAATGTATGTTCGTCATGGGATCTTTATGTGCCATCCGATGGCTTTCTTTCTACCTCGTGAAgttttattattcaatttatgttttatttattttgtataatttgTCTTCTACAACGAAGTTTCCAGTCAGAAAATAAAGGGAAAGCACATTTTACTTGCTTGTATCAAgctatgtttaaaataattgcAAATGAAGGTAAAGTATGTGTAATTCATAAAATAGTTTATGAAACGCGtgacatttttttctttcttcttgataTGAAAAGGGATTAATGCTCGACACTCTGGTTTGTCTATCGAAATTCGATGCATTCTGTCTTTCATAGTTGGTGATGGTGATTGTAGCACCTTCAAATTGCCCCTTCTTCTCTTATTCTGGGTTCCTATACAAATTGCTAATAGAATATGGGTTCAAGGTTGCAGGAAAACGAACATAAAAACACACACAAAGTATCTGCATATGTTTCTTTCAGATTTTCAGAATATGTAAATACATTCACAGAGGGTggtgaaacacaaaaacaaaattaaattgtgggcaaaatgaataaaatttttCATAAGACTATTCTTCCAAGTAGCTATAATAACTCGGAATTTGTCAGAGCAAGATTCTGTGCACCTCCTCCATGTCCATATCCAGCTTTAAGAAATATCTTTACACAAATAAAAACACCAAAACAATTATGATAATACCAAGATTGATTATACTCTACACAGAAGCAATAATGTTACTTTcgtattaatattaaattcaattaattatatatattctaatctaatttataataacaattaattaaaatgtagtATCTACATTTGAATACTgtttatttcattatatatatatatgtccaattttaattgttttgttttctaaattttacAATGTAGAAATTAAAACGAAAATTAGTAGGAATGTGTTGGAAGAAAAACGAGTTAAAAATGTAACCGTAGAAACTATAACAACAAAATTGTCTAGATCTATGCACTAACTAAATTTACACTTTATACTGTAGAATTGCTTCTAGGCGACGTCAGTACACGTAATACTCTGTTTTCTTTTCCAGAAATCTCTCTGTTTTCTTTTCCATAAACACTCTGTTCCTCACTAACTCTTCTTCAATTCCATCTTCCacaacttttcttcttcttcttcagcGATGTTTTTCCACAAGGTTTTGTCCCGTGTGTCCACCACCATTTCCCGGACCTCTTTTCTCTCTGCTTCGCAAAGGCCCCAACACTTCTCCAATCACTTGCATTCCCTTATTCACCAATCCCCCAGCAAGGTAATCTCCCACACTTACCCAAAACAATTATATTCCCCCTTTTTAATTCTTTAGGGTTTTGCCAGGGTTTTAGGGGTTTGCTCAAATTTTGGTTGATGGACCCTTTTCCAAGCTTATTGCTACTTTTCTGCTCGCTACTCTGTTTCTTACGATTTGATTCCGTTCGTGGATTACCGGTTTCGGTTCCATGTCTCAACATATATCCTAATTGGCTCTGTTTTTAAATAATCGATGTTcatgtattttattttgattaaggTTATGGTGACTTGTGCTTTAGAAGTTGTTTTTTATGCTTTAGAAAGTGTAATACCAAGTTTCTTTGACACCTCTTTTGTCGCTAATTATCTGCTTTAGCTGTTCgttttgaaattaaatgttCAGAAAACTTCTGTGAATGTCACTTTTGTGTCATTTTTCTGCTGCTGATTGTCCTATTTAGGCAGGGTTTTTATCAGGTGTGTTGTATGTCATTACGTTAAGGAAGATTTAATTACATATCTTCTTTTATTCAGCTTGTTAATTTTCATTAGTGCTGATTATATAAggttttaaaaattgttttctgtCTTACTTGTATTTGGTggttgacaattttttaagtcATTCTTTAGTcaatttctaaagaaaaagtCATGGTAGATGGTGTATGGACTGATTTTTTACATTGTCATCCAATCATAGACTAATCATGTATGTCAAGTGCCATATGTAAGTGTAGCTTGTTTTACTGGTTGGCAAGGCATAGAAATTGAACTTGAAAGTGTAGCTTGTTTATTTCTAGAGGTAGAAGCACTGTTTGAgcttttttcttaaaatattttttttctcttattcttgatcattgtaattttcttaaaacaatTTTCTGAAGGATAAGTTGTTTTAAATTCCTTTCATATAGGAAGGATTAATAGTTCCcccaattttttgtttttttataaaagatattaTGAAAATTGATCATATGGTCATTATCATTAATCTATACCCCAGGACTCATTATCTcttaaaattttttttatggagTGAATTTTAatgatacattttaaaattctcAAAAAGTTCCACATATGCTTTCTAATGTTCCAGTTGATTCCTGTTCAAGTCAATTTGTTACCGCTACGGATAAATTCATTATCAACTCCACGATTTGGGTTTTCTTCATCAGCTTCAAGTGAAACTAATGacaaggaaaaagggaagaATATAGATATTGGAGATTCTACAAATGATAACCCtgataaagaaaacaaagagGCCAAGAATTTTGAACAGGCCGGAGAAGCTAAATCCGCAGATAAAACAGAGGAATCAAGTTCTATTCGGGATTCTCAATCTCAAACTGTAAAAGGAAGGAGGAGAGGTTTTAAACGAACAACATTTTCTGATTCAGATTCAGATTCAGACTCAGACTCAGACTCAGACTCAGACTCAGACTCAGAGAGTGAATGTGATCTATCCAAGGATGATTTAATTAAACTTGTGGCTGAGAAAGAAGCACTTTTGAAGTTAAAGCACAAGGAGATTGAACAAATGCAGGATAAAGTTTTGCGTACTTATGCAGAAATGGAGAATATCATGGAAAGGACAAGACGTGAAGCAGATAATTCGAAAAAGTTCGCTATACAGGTCTAAGTCTGAACCCTTTTGTCCCAAATAATTTCCTCTTCAACTGAATGTTGAGTGGTTTAAATATGATGTAGAATTTTGCAAAGAGTTTACTAGATGTTGCGGACAATTTGGAAAGAGCTTCCTCAGTTGTCAAggaaagtttttcaaaaattgaTACACCTAATGACTCTGCTGAAGCGGTAAAACTTCTGAAAACACTTCTGCAAGGCGTTGAAATGACCGAGAAACAATTGTCAGAGGTAGAATGTTCTACTTTATGCTGTATCAATTTAAATTCAAAAGTCACAGCCAATCTGTTGTTCTATGTTTTTTTCCTTCTCATTTTTATAGTTAAGATTTATTCCCCATTTCTTTTCCGCTATCTTAGTTCCTCATTTAAATACTTTTGTCTAGTAATGATAGTGGAATGATGATTAATTGGGTTATGTGAGGGTAAGAGTGATTTGGTGGGACTAAGTGAGGAGGCTTTAGGCTAAAATTTGTGACCTTGGTTGTTCAGGTGCTGTGAGATCAGGggcttgtttttgttttggttttgaatggccaattttaattttaaaaatcataatctTGTTGGTtcaaatttcttttaattattttgtgaatcattatataaaaaaacagcTGTGTATTGGAACTCTAGAAGCACTTCATTTAATGGTCGCTAGATTGTTAATAGGATACTTAGTTTACTTGCTGAATTTTGATTTGCGTTTCTAAGAACTAGGGAATTTTGGGTAAAAACTTTATAACCTTCCCGTGCCATCTGATCAACAAAATGTGAAATAACATGTTGACTCTATATGGTGCGGGGTTGAATAGAGTTCAAAGCTTTTTCACAAATGCTTGGAAAACAAAGCTTATCTAATATTAAGAACACCAGATTTTTTTGACTCTGGCTTTCACAAGTATTCTTTAATTTTCCACTCCTAGATACAAACAAAGTTGTTTGATAACGGTTACAggaaaaactctttagaaagGATATAGAAATGCACACTTTTGATAGAGAACTAACCTCACTAGGTGAAAGATATGACAGTATGTTTCTCTCAGAGACTAGATGGTCTAATGGACAGTCGAGCTTATACTACTTTATGTTCTTATGGGATTTACAAAGACTCTTTATGCATGCAAGATGTTGTAGTTTTTGTGTTCGTGGTCTTTGGTCTTTTATGGGCTTCTTCAAAGTATCTTTGAAGAATCTGTTCAATATTTTATTGTGATTATTGACGCAAATCTTATCGAGATCTTTGATTTTGTTCAATATTGTGTTTTGCTAATATTTGATTTTGTCCAATATTCTGCTttgctaattttttatttgacgATATTTATTATAAACATCCCGAATGGAAAATAAAGAGCACATCTTACTTAAAACATTGTAATTAGCTATTACAACTTAATCTTATTTATTATAATCAAAACACTTAGTATGGATCATCCACTATGCTTGTCTAGAGTGTTTTAGACTAGACTATCCAGGATTAACAAAATGTTTTGTTAACAAGTTATAACTTTCAAGAATATTACAAAATGCTTTTGCCACTTGTATTTCACTATAGATTCTTTTGTGTGCTTGAAATAATATATCTTTGTGGACTGCAAATTGCTTTAGGCTTCAGCCTATTGTAAAGCTAACTGCTACTGCTTACAGGTACTTAAAAAGTTTGGTATAGAAAAATTTGATCCTACGAATGAGCCCTTTGATCCACACAGGCATAATGCCGTCTTCCAAATCCCTGATGGTTCTAAGCCTCCAGGAACCATTGCAGCTGTTCTGAAGGTAATGTACATAATTTTTTAGTGAAGGACCATGATTTgctttttcctattttataatttggttTTGACCCTTAAAACTGTTGATACGACGTGTTATTTTGGGTCTATGAAGCATGGGTACTAAAAGGTTGTTGGCATATCTATATCATTCATATTTGATactactatttttatttttatgattatgccgcatttatatttttgttgtttcttgctaGAGTTTTAACGTGCTTTCTATTATTGGATTGATTTCATGTTGCCTATGGTTCCATTAAATAACTCTGGTCCTTTCAATTTGCTGTGCAATGAGTTCTGGTTTGATTTTGTCGGTGTTTCAAGGcaaattttatgttttctaaaGCTAAAATCGAATGATACTTTCCATTTTTGAACCAGAATGTTTGATGGTCTTGTTGATGGTCTTGTTCTTGTTTTTTGTTGGGCTTCTTATTTATGGAGATTGAAAAGATGAGTATAAAAAGCTATTCTATGGTTGTGTTTGCAGGCAGGATATATGCTTTATGATCGTGTTATTCGCCCTGCGGAAGTTGGTGTGACGCAAGCAGTGGAGAATGAAGAGAATAATGGAAAAGATAGTATCTCTGATAAGGGTTCATAGGATAAAGTTATTGGATCATTCCCATGTTCATTCAAATTTGTATCTCTTCTACAACCCAATATACATTCTTTTCAACTAGTTAGCAAGTTTTTCTCATAAAAAACTCACATTCATGTTCTCTTCTAGTTGGATGTAGTTTGAATCTTGAGTTCCCAAGTCATTAATCTAATGAAAGTCTATATTCAAATAACACCTAAACATTCAAGAACAAGAGATTATAAAAATATGTGATTATATAAGTTTTATTAAACTCTTTCATCAtatgaagaaagaaaaacctTGTAAATATTATTCAAATAAGATTTTGGTTTCTTTGTTATACACTCTTTGGGTACTCTTTTAAGAACGTTCTAATTGAACATTCTGAaacaactattttatattttttatataatgattttaataaataatttatcttcaattgttagattaaaaaaatttgagaaTGAACAATAAATGTATTAGAAATTCTCTttcacatatataaatataaggaTAATTTTGAGGCTTTCTAACCTCAACTAAGTTTTGTATATAGGTTGAAAGTCTCAGTATATTCTTTGTTGATAGAGAAAAAAAGTTTAACAAATCAAAGATGCTgatattttatgtataaaagtattacaataataaaatattaacatttatCAATATAAAGTATAAACTATGGTTCATACAAACTGTTATATCTCTTCTGAACATGCAAACTAAACTAACTATATTATATACTCACCTtagttttagaaaaataaaataaattatgatgatATTTTTGGTAAGTTATCAACCCATCCATCATTGTTGATAAAAGATGTTAAAGAAAATGCTTTCATTTCTGAATTATTTAGTTTCTTCAACCAAGAAACACGCTTTGAAGTATCAGCTCCTGGTCCTTCACAATCAACTTCAGCATAAGTGAGTCCATTCCTGTAATGATTCAGTCACAGATGaatcaaaataaagataaatgcttaaaataatgtaaaagttCAGTAAAAACCTGAAAtcactctttttctttttttaatgaaaacatgaaataataaaacaattttaagagATGTATCCATTTAAACTTACTCATTGCCTACATAATGCCAAGCATTCCATCCTTGAGGAGTTACAatggaagaaaaatatgttttatgaaATATGACTCTTGAATAAGGACTCCATGCTCTTCCTAAGTTCACTTTACCATTCCCTATAAGAAAACCTCCTTCAAATACAAAACCATCTGGGTCATCTCGTGAACTTCGTCCTTGAGCTGTAACAAAGCCTGCTAGATTTGGAGATCTCCCCACAACATTGATCCAACAATTCTACAAGTAAaagaaaacacataaaaaataaatgtttaaaagTGATTAACCTCATAAACCAAACAACAAAAGGCTTGATGAAACATTGGCCTTAGAACATTCAGTATAGTTAAGAATAAGTGTATTCCTAATCAAAGATATGAACCTATCTTCATTTCTTGTATCTCCTCTGATATACACAAGAATCCCCCCTCTCCCTCATTCCCTGTACCTGCCCCTCTTGTGAGTTTTGTTCAATAATAACTGTCATTATCTATTTACAACTGACGACCAAAACCCCATAATCTATGCTGATATAGTATTAAAGGAAAAGATTTACGACAGACGATCTACTTCTACATTACATCATGCTTGGTCCATGATGCTACACTAaggattgaaaaataattaatgtaatttaCCTCATAGTAAGATTGTCCACTACCATATATGAAGTCCACTTCACCTTGAATGTAACAATC comes from the Phaseolus vulgaris cultivar G19833 chromosome 8, P. vulgaris v2.0, whole genome shotgun sequence genome and includes:
- the LOC137823333 gene encoding EH domain-containing protein 1 isoform X1, producing the protein MEFDPIPIGSCSKEHQAIYKDWFNCADSDSDGRITGSDATKFFSMSNLSRQDLKQVWAIADTKRQGYLGFSDFIIAMQLVSLAQSGHAITPDLRTSDVDFTNLKPPVMDGLDALLVKKKNKHKEVDTNVITGSSQLQPSPSSNWFSSKSTKKVPLSSVTSIIDGLKRLYLNKLKPLEATYRFNDFVSPLLANSDFDAKPMVMLLGQYSTGKTTFIKHLLKSSYPGAHIGPEPTTDRFVVVMSGSDERTVPGNTVAVQADMPFSGLTTFGTAFLSKFVCSQMPHPLLEHITFVDTPGVLSGEKQRTQRAYDFTGVTSWFAAKCDLILLLFDPHKLDISDEFNRVISSLRGHDDKIRVVLNKADQVDTQQLMRVYGALMWSLGKVLKTPEVMRVYIGSFSDNPVNDAATGPLGKELFEKEQDDLLSDLKDIPKAACDRRINEFVKRARAAKIHAYIISHLKKEMPAMIGKSKAQQKLIDNLAAEFGKVQREFHLPAGDFPNVEYFRERLSGYNIDKFEKLKPKMIQAVDDMLAYDIPNLLKSFRNPYD
- the LOC137823333 gene encoding EH domain-containing protein 1 isoform X2; this translates as MEFDPIPIGSCSKEHQAIYKDWFNCADSDSDGRITGSDATKFFSMSNLSRQDLKQVWAIADTKRQGYLGFSDFIIAMQLVSLAQSGHAITPDLRTSDVDFTNLKPPVMDGLDALLVKKKNKHKEVDTNGSSQLQPSPSSNWFSSKSTKKVPLSSVTSIIDGLKRLYLNKLKPLEATYRFNDFVSPLLANSDFDAKPMVMLLGQYSTGKTTFIKHLLKSSYPGAHIGPEPTTDRFVVVMSGSDERTVPGNTVAVQADMPFSGLTTFGTAFLSKFVCSQMPHPLLEHITFVDTPGVLSGEKQRTQRAYDFTGVTSWFAAKCDLILLLFDPHKLDISDEFNRVISSLRGHDDKIRVVLNKADQVDTQQLMRVYGALMWSLGKVLKTPEVMRVYIGSFSDNPVNDAATGPLGKELFEKEQDDLLSDLKDIPKAACDRRINEFVKRARAAKIHAYIISHLKKEMPAMIGKSKAQQKLIDNLAAEFGKVQREFHLPAGDFPNVEYFRERLSGYNIDKFEKLKPKMIQAVDDMLAYDIPNLLKSFRNPYD
- the LOC137823334 gene encoding grpE protein homolog 2, mitochondrial → MFFHKVLSRVSTTISRTSFLSASQRPQHFSNHLHSLIHQSPSKLIPVQVNLLPLRINSLSTPRFGFSSSASSETNDKEKGKNIDIGDSTNDNPDKENKEAKNFEQAGEAKSADKTEESSSIRDSQSQTVKGRRRGFKRTTFSDSDSDSDSDSDSDSDSDSESECDLSKDDLIKLVAEKEALLKLKHKEIEQMQDKVLRTYAEMENIMERTRREADNSKKFAIQNFAKSLLDVADNLERASSVVKESFSKIDTPNDSAEAVKLLKTLLQGVEMTEKQLSEVLKKFGIEKFDPTNEPFDPHRHNAVFQIPDGSKPPGTIAAVLKAGYMLYDRVIRPAEVGVTQAVENEENNGKDSISDKGS